From Deinococcus malanensis, the proteins below share one genomic window:
- a CDS encoding helix-turn-helix transcriptional regulator — MTRESDPRARLREFARLRRVRDRIDREYAQPLDVEVLARSVNMSAGHLSRQFRLAYGESPYAYLMTRRIERAMALLQRGDLSVTQICFEVGCSSLGTFSTRFTELVGMPPSAYRTQSTGMTAGIPPCMAKQVTRPIRNREAKNTKGHLQ; from the coding sequence ATGACCAGGGAATCCGACCCAAGGGCACGCCTGCGCGAGTTCGCGCGGCTGCGACGCGTCCGCGACCGAATTGATCGCGAGTACGCGCAACCACTGGACGTCGAAGTTCTCGCCCGCAGTGTGAACATGTCTGCCGGGCACCTCAGCCGCCAGTTCCGACTTGCATACGGCGAATCGCCATACGCCTACCTGATGACGCGGCGCATTGAACGTGCGATGGCGTTGTTGCAGCGAGGCGATCTCAGCGTCACTCAGATCTGCTTTGAGGTCGGCTGCTCGTCACTGGGCACCTTCAGCACCCGCTTCACAGAACTGGTGGGAATGCCACCCAGCGCCTACCGCACTCAGTCCACTGGCATGACCGCAGGGATACCTCCCTGCATGGCGAAACAGGTGACCCGACCGATCAGGAATCGAGAAGCGAAGAACACCAAGGGGCACCTACAGTAA
- a CDS encoding prephenate dehydratase gives MTDVASTQAGAAVTVAFQGNPGAYGEIAALNAVAHTQTTCGYATFHEVARAVETGEADYGVLPVENSLMGAIHQTIDLLSETDLHVIGEVVVRVSHCLMALPGVELADIRKVLSQQPALDQCTTLIRRHNWRPVAAHDTAGSAKDLALRGARDEAVIASSRAAELYGMNILAREVEDEPFNYTRFMILARHEPERSDVPHKTSLVFAVRHTPGFLVETLNELRGLNLSRIESRPRRDRAWSYLMYVDIEGDARDPQVAQALAGVLRKASYAKIIGSYPRALDTVG, from the coding sequence ATGACTGATGTGGCCTCGACACAAGCCGGCGCCGCCGTAACGGTGGCGTTCCAGGGCAATCCCGGTGCATATGGCGAGATTGCCGCGCTCAACGCCGTGGCCCACACGCAGACCACGTGCGGCTACGCCACATTCCATGAGGTCGCCCGTGCCGTAGAAACCGGAGAGGCCGACTACGGGGTGCTTCCGGTGGAAAACAGCCTGATGGGCGCCATCCACCAGACCATCGACCTCCTGAGTGAGACTGACCTGCATGTCATCGGCGAAGTGGTGGTCCGGGTCAGCCACTGCCTGATGGCGCTGCCCGGCGTGGAACTGGCTGACATTCGCAAGGTGCTGAGCCAACAGCCGGCCCTGGATCAGTGCACCACGCTGATTCGCCGCCACAACTGGCGACCGGTCGCGGCGCATGATACGGCCGGCAGCGCCAAGGATCTTGCCCTGAGGGGCGCGCGGGACGAGGCCGTGATTGCCAGCAGTCGAGCGGCGGAGCTCTACGGCATGAATATCCTGGCGCGGGAGGTCGAGGACGAACCGTTCAACTACACCCGCTTCATGATCCTGGCGCGGCATGAGCCTGAGCGCTCGGATGTCCCGCACAAGACCAGCCTGGTATTCGCGGTCCGGCACACGCCGGGTTTCCTGGTCGAGACCTTGAACGAGTTGCGGGGCCTGAACCTCAGCCGCATCGAATCGCGGCCCCGGCGCGACCGGGCCTGGAGTTACCTGATGTACGTGGACATTGAGGGTGACGCCCGGGACCCCCAGGTGGCCCAGGCACTGGCCGGGGTACTGCGCAAGGCCAGCTACGCCAAGATCATTGGTTCGTATCCCCGGGCGCTGGACACGGTGGGCTAG
- a CDS encoding amidase family protein has product MTATPPDPILDLDACALSAATTRGDLTCSEVTRAYLTRLHALNGQLRAVITVNPHAQADAEALDHLPERARRSLHGVPVLIKDNIDVAGLPTTAGSALMKDHIPAVDAPLVARLRAAGAVILGKANMTEWANFMTLGMSNGYSSLGGQTVNPWGPEVDTGGSSSGSGVAVAARLCAAAIGTETSGSIVSPAHQSGVIGLKPTVGLVPRTGIIPISHSQDTAGPITRSVRDAALLLCVMAGPDAQDPASRHLPVPDLSLTEGALKGASIGVIRDETGVSPADQQAQSAAEEAMTRAGATLVPVEFPSRAEMQASGWMLDVLVYEFQHDLNAYLSGVQNGPRSLSEVIQGNDADPERCLRYGQHLLHAAQGTRGDLSEQAYRNARERDLRLTRAGGFDQLFARGLDAVLFPGIQGCSQAAKAGYPSLTVPHAGTGAPGGVLLVAPAGQDGRLMSLGAHLNRELGGVRFPPL; this is encoded by the coding sequence ATGACCGCCACGCCCCCGGACCCGATCCTTGACCTGGATGCCTGTGCCCTCAGTGCCGCGACCACCCGCGGTGACCTGACCTGTTCCGAAGTGACGCGCGCCTACCTGACCCGGCTGCATGCCCTGAATGGACAGCTGCGCGCGGTGATCACGGTCAATCCCCATGCCCAGGCAGACGCTGAGGCCCTGGACCACCTGCCCGAACGTGCACGACGTTCCCTGCACGGCGTGCCTGTCCTGATCAAGGACAACATCGACGTTGCCGGCCTGCCGACCACTGCTGGAAGCGCGCTGATGAAAGACCACATTCCCGCTGTCGACGCGCCTCTGGTTGCTCGGTTGCGGGCTGCGGGCGCCGTGATCCTGGGCAAGGCCAACATGACCGAGTGGGCCAATTTCATGACCCTGGGCATGTCCAACGGCTACTCGTCTCTGGGCGGACAGACGGTGAACCCCTGGGGACCGGAGGTGGACACCGGCGGCAGCTCTTCGGGCAGTGGAGTCGCGGTCGCCGCGCGCCTGTGTGCGGCGGCTATCGGTACGGAAACCAGCGGAAGCATCGTCAGTCCAGCCCACCAGAGCGGAGTGATCGGCCTGAAACCCACCGTCGGTCTGGTGCCGCGTACAGGAATCATTCCCATCAGCCACAGCCAGGACACGGCGGGTCCGATTACCCGCAGTGTCCGGGACGCTGCCCTGCTCCTATGTGTCATGGCCGGGCCCGACGCCCAGGACCCGGCCAGCCGCCACCTTCCCGTGCCGGATCTGAGCCTCACCGAGGGAGCTTTGAAGGGGGCCTCCATCGGAGTAATCCGCGACGAGACTGGAGTCAGCCCGGCTGACCAGCAGGCACAGAGCGCGGCCGAAGAAGCCATGACGCGAGCCGGGGCGACCCTGGTTCCTGTCGAGTTTCCCAGCCGTGCGGAAATGCAGGCCTCAGGCTGGATGCTTGACGTTCTGGTCTATGAATTCCAGCATGACCTCAACGCCTACCTCTCAGGTGTACAGAACGGCCCGCGCTCGCTTTCTGAGGTCATTCAGGGCAATGACGCCGATCCTGAGCGCTGCCTCCGTTATGGCCAGCACCTGCTGCATGCCGCCCAGGGTACCCGCGGCGACCTGAGTGAACAGGCCTACCGGAACGCGCGGGAGCGAGACCTCCGCCTGACCCGTGCAGGCGGGTTTGACCAACTGTTCGCGCGTGGTCTCGACGCAGTGTTGTTCCCTGGAATTCAGGGCTGCAGTCAGGCTGCCAAGGCCGGCTACCCCAGCCTGACCGTGCCTCACGCTGGAACAGGGGCGCCCGGGGGCGTACTGCTGGTAGCCCCAGCTGGACAGGACGGCAGGCTGATGAGTTTGGGGGCACACCTGAACCGCGAACTGGGTGGAGTTCGCTTCCCACCGCTCTGA
- a CDS encoding GGDEF domain-containing protein translates to MVFSLYTLAVGTLVFPLPLEQQFGVVWSTLMQFAAGSLVAWLLAFTDRTFGMLQRGALVDGLTDLGNRRAFDDALAEAWEADSEELCLALVDVDGLKLVNDQLGHDAGDRLIRRFARAVARHLGNGQQVFRLGGDEFVVLCSRDRVQNLSPSLARAVLQVRCSGFPQASASMGVASGSEVQGPKNCSIWPTSGCTR, encoded by the coding sequence ATGGTGTTTTCGCTCTATACCCTGGCCGTGGGTACACTGGTGTTTCCGCTGCCTCTGGAGCAGCAGTTTGGTGTGGTCTGGAGCACGCTGATGCAGTTCGCGGCAGGCAGCCTCGTGGCCTGGCTTCTGGCGTTCACCGACAGGACCTTCGGCATGTTGCAGCGTGGAGCCCTGGTGGACGGTCTGACAGATCTGGGAAACCGGCGTGCCTTCGATGACGCACTGGCCGAAGCGTGGGAAGCTGATTCCGAGGAACTTTGCCTTGCGCTGGTGGATGTCGACGGGCTCAAGCTGGTAAACGATCAGCTGGGTCATGATGCCGGAGACCGGTTGATCAGGCGTTTTGCGCGTGCGGTGGCGAGGCACCTTGGCAACGGCCAGCAGGTCTTTCGACTTGGTGGCGACGAGTTTGTTGTTCTTTGCTCACGTGACCGCGTGCAGAACCTCTCGCCGTCTCTTGCGCGCGCCGTCCTGCAGGTCCGCTGTTCAGGGTTTCCTCAGGCCTCAGCCAGTATGGGCGTGGCCAGTGGCTCGGAAGTTCAGGGCCCCAAAAACTGCTCCATCTGGCCGACGTCAGGATGTACGAGGTAA
- a CDS encoding DUF7669 domain-containing protein, producing MTCREEILAVARTVSRQHADQTFSIQDIVAGMRARGTKHLDTTIRRHVSTHMCVNAAGPEAGKYKDLERVSRGRFRLL from the coding sequence ATGACTTGCCGCGAGGAGATTCTGGCCGTTGCCCGCACCGTCAGTCGACAGCACGCCGACCAAACCTTCTCCATTCAGGACATCGTGGCTGGCATGCGGGCACGTGGAACCAAACATCTCGACACCACCATTCGCCGCCACGTCAGCACACACATGTGCGTCAATGCCGCCGGGCCGGAGGCCGGGAAATACAAAGACCTGGAGCGGGTCAGCCGGGGCCGGTTCCGCCTGCTGTGA
- a CDS encoding DUF3592 domain-containing protein encodes MKNKVGLLLFWLVFVLPFGGFGFLAASQLVEMIHGWQSARGWVAVEAQVLQADLETEAGRNSSTYEAQTRYAYRYGGKTYESSRLGVARGGDNIGDWQLAQYRVLRDALEKGTPVTVWVNPSQPSQAVVNRNLRVGQVLFMLPFATVFPLVGLGAGLGAWWTTRSKPKGEARTNPPRISSDEREGQWMVFGFVLCWNLLTFPLGALVLVERGLWGGHLAVLIFPLIGVGLTRWWAQDVRDSHRIGRMTLTLAPGQPAVGRPLWARIEFGKPPEGGIYTLRLVNEEINQGRKHQDTRLLWEQELRVREAGGVLTCRFDPPATSQASGLNGRRRITWRLNLVWPDGKISRNFPLIVSPSLGSAPVPAGPEAELHLPVIPETHKAPSTAPLAEPAALPASLATLTPLDGGLRIDFSARRHRDTARAFIVVGAAFITVTGLMLLRLGGGPELVFGLVGLGLMVTGVRLWTAPLRVEATGQRLIVRGQSPFKQVNGEWPATSVQRIVPVVSAGGADRDSHHTYSLRAEFAGGGKYTVGDGIRSRAVADMLARKIQDALGK; translated from the coding sequence GTGAAAAATAAGGTGGGCCTGCTTTTGTTTTGGCTGGTGTTTGTCCTTCCCTTCGGAGGCTTTGGCTTTCTGGCGGCTTCGCAACTGGTTGAAATGATCCATGGCTGGCAGTCCGCCCGAGGATGGGTCGCGGTCGAGGCGCAGGTTCTGCAAGCCGACCTCGAAACGGAAGCCGGCCGAAATTCGAGCACCTATGAGGCCCAGACGCGTTATGCCTATCGCTATGGAGGCAAAACCTACGAATCGTCGCGTCTGGGAGTGGCCAGAGGCGGAGACAATATCGGCGACTGGCAGCTTGCCCAGTACCGTGTCCTCCGTGACGCCCTGGAGAAGGGAACTCCGGTCACCGTGTGGGTCAATCCTTCGCAGCCGTCACAGGCGGTAGTTAACCGCAACCTGCGAGTCGGACAGGTGCTGTTCATGTTGCCCTTCGCCACCGTGTTTCCACTCGTCGGATTGGGTGCTGGGTTGGGAGCGTGGTGGACGACTCGGTCAAAGCCCAAGGGGGAGGCACGGACCAACCCGCCGCGCATTTCGTCCGACGAGCGGGAGGGACAGTGGATGGTTTTCGGATTCGTGCTGTGCTGGAACCTGCTGACATTCCCTTTGGGGGCCTTGGTTCTGGTTGAACGGGGCCTCTGGGGAGGACATCTGGCGGTGCTGATCTTTCCACTGATCGGTGTAGGGCTAACGCGATGGTGGGCGCAGGACGTGCGGGACAGTCACCGTATCGGCCGCATGACACTGACTCTGGCCCCAGGTCAGCCTGCCGTGGGCCGGCCACTGTGGGCCAGGATCGAGTTTGGAAAGCCGCCTGAAGGCGGGATTTACACACTGCGCCTGGTGAACGAGGAGATCAATCAGGGTCGGAAGCACCAGGACACGCGGCTGTTGTGGGAACAGGAACTGCGGGTCCGTGAGGCAGGCGGCGTACTGACATGCCGGTTCGACCCTCCCGCGACCTCTCAGGCCAGTGGGTTGAATGGGCGACGACGAATAACCTGGCGGCTGAACCTCGTGTGGCCTGACGGCAAAATCAGCCGGAATTTCCCGCTGATAGTCTCACCTTCTCTGGGCAGTGCGCCTGTTCCAGCCGGGCCAGAGGCCGAATTGCATTTGCCGGTGATCCCGGAGACGCACAAAGCGCCGTCCACGGCACCGCTGGCAGAACCGGCCGCGCTGCCCGCTTCTCTGGCGACGCTGACACCTTTGGACGGCGGCCTGCGGATCGATTTTTCCGCACGGCGCCACAGGGACACGGCAAGAGCCTTTATTGTGGTGGGCGCAGCTTTTATCACGGTTACCGGTTTAATGCTGCTCCGCCTGGGAGGAGGACCGGAACTGGTATTCGGGCTGGTTGGGCTGGGGCTGATGGTAACCGGAGTACGGTTATGGACCGCGCCTCTGCGCGTGGAGGCCACCGGTCAGAGGCTGATCGTGCGCGGCCAGTCTCCTTTCAAACAGGTGAACGGGGAGTGGCCGGCCACTTCGGTACAACGGATCGTACCGGTCGTGTCTGCAGGCGGCGCTGACCGTGACAGCCATCACACCTACAGCTTAAGGGCCGAGTTCGCGGGCGGTGGGAAGTACACCGTGGGTGACGGAATTCGCTCAAGGGCGGTGGCAGATATGCTGGCAAGAAAGATTCAGGACGCGCTTGGGAAATAG